The stretch of DNA TATGCCAGGAAGAATGGATACAGCGGAACCGGGGAAGCTTTTTCCTTTAAACGATTGATACGGGCTGTCTGGGATGCAAAATGGGCGCTGATCGTACCTGTGATCATTTTAGGCGGGATATATGGCGGTTTCTTCACACCCACGGAAGCAGCTGTTGTCGCAGTTGTGTACGGCTTGATCGCCGGCATGCTGATCTATAAAGAATTGCGCCTGAAGGACTTGTATGATGTATTTCGGAATGCGGCGCTGATGACAGTGACCATCATGGTCATTATCGGAGCGGCCACTGCATTCGGGAAAATCATGATCATTGAACAGATGCCTGCCAAGATTGCCGGCGGAATGCTGTCGATTTCCGACAATCCTGTCATCCTGATTTCCTTGATTGTGATCTTGCTGCTTTTCATCGGGATGGTAATGGATACAACGGCAGCGATCATCATTTTCACCCCGCTATTGATGCCAGTCGGAATCGAGCTGGGATTCGATCCGGTACATTATGGATTGATCATCATCTTGGCGCTGATCATCGGCTTCATCTCACCTCCTATCGGCGTCAATCTATTTGTTGCCAGCGAAATATCCGGCTTATCGATCATGAAAATATCGAAAGCCATCGTCCCTTATATCGCAGTCATGCTGCTTGCGTTGATTCTCATCATTCTCATTCCGGAAATAGCGCTGCTTCTATTGGGTGGATAGTATCAAACGGTCAAATGGCGGATCTTGCTTAAGAAGAATGAACAAACAGAAAGGTTGATTTCCTGTGAAGGATCAATTTTCATTGGCGCATCTGACAGCATTGGCATGTCCCCCTCCAACCCTCACTTATATCGCAGCCAAGGCGGGTTTTGATTTTGTAAGCATCAGACCGATTTCTATGGGATTGAGGAATGAACCAGAGTATGACTTGGCCAATGACCGAAGGATGCTGAGACAAACAAAGACAGCATTGCGGGAAACTGGGCTGCAGGTACTGGATATCGAGCTTGCCAGAATAGTGGATGGCATGGATCCGAAACAGTATGAACCGGCCTTTGAAGTCGGGGCGGAGCTGGGTGCCCGGCATGTGCTATGCAGTGTTTGGACGGATGATGCCGTCTTTGCAACGGAACGTTTTATTGAGCTATGTGAACTGGCAAAGGCGTATCATCTGTCGATAGAACTGGAATTCGTCCCTGTTGCCTCCATTGCCACATTGAATCAGGCTGTCGGCATGCTGCAAGCAGCCTCCCAGGAGAACGCAGGACTGATGATCGATGCTCATCATTTCCATCGGTCGAAGGAAAATATAAACGATCTCAAAGGTATACCTGCTGATTGGTTTCATATGTTTCATTTATGTGATGCAGAGAAGGAAATCCCAGCGTCAAAAGAGCGGATGATCCAGATCATGAGGGAGGAGCGCCTTTACGTCGGGGAGGGCGGGATCCCGATCAAAGAGATATTACAGGAGATCCCGAAAGTGCCGTATTCTTTAGAAATACCCCATTCAAGGCGGTCTGGGAATTTAGGCTTCGAAGAATATGCAAGAAGGTGCTTACAGTCGGCAAAGGAATATATCAGTCTGAACCTTGATGACGTGAACATATACTAGCATACAAGAATACGAGGTGAAATATATGGGCAGACGAAGTGCTTTGGAGCATTACAAGAATGGCGGAGCGTGGTGGGAAACGGAAATCAGTGACATCAAGAAAAATCAAATCATCCTCCGCGGAAAAAGGATTGAAGATTTGATCGGAAATGTCAGCTATAGCCAGATGCTGTACTTTCTGCTGATAGGTAAGGAATTAACCGACCAGCAAGCTCGATTGTTTGAAAGTGTGCTCGTAGCCGGAGCCGACCATGGACCGCGAGCCCCATCGATAGCAGCAGCCAGGATGGCGGCAACATGCGGTGTGAGTTTTAACTCGGCGGTTGCCAGCGGCATCAATATGCTAGGGGATATTCATGGCGGAGCTGTGGAAGGAGCAATGGATCTCTTATATGAAACGAAGGAGGAGCTGTCTTCCAATACAAATGCTGTAGCGGACAAATTGCAGCAGTTCCTGTCAGCGGGGGAGAAGCTGCCTGGTTTTGGCCACCAGCTGCATGATCGGGATCCGCGTGTCGGGAGGCTGTACGATTTGGCGCAAAAGGTGATCGACAGCGGCGAGATCAGCGGAGAATATCTGGCAATTCTCGAAGACTATCGGCAAAGCATGTCGGCGGTGAAAAAACGAGAGTTCACGGTCAATGTCGATGGTATCTCGGCGGCCATCCAATGTGAACTGGGCATTCCGGCAGAAGCGGCAAAAGGTATCTTCTCCCTCTCGCGAGGAATGGGGATTGTCGCACATGCATATGAGGAATTGATGCAAGGCACCTTGATCAAGGGGCCTTGCCCCAATGATGAGAAGCTTGTCAGATATACAGGTGATATACCGAAAGACGCGCAAAAGGAGTGAGAGTGAATGCGAAAGGCCAGACCATTCGTGAATGGGGTTTGGGTAGAGGATGAACGGGAGCCGATTCCGGTCATAGGTCCCTATCAGGGTGAAAAAATCGGTGTCCAATTAACAGCGGACAAAAACGAAGTCGATCAGGCACTGGAGGCAGCGTATCTCCAGAAGAAGAAGGTGGCAAATCTTTCACCTGCATTCCGTGCAAAGGTGCTGTATCGCGCGGCAGACCTGCTGGAGGAACGGAAGGAAATATTTGCGAATCTGATTGCAAAGGAAGTGGGAAAAGCACTGAAAAGCACACGCGATGAAGTTGCTCGTTCCATCGAAACATTGCAGCTGTCAGCGGAGGAAGCGAAACGGCTTTTCGGGGAGA from Terribacillus sp. FSL K6-0262 encodes:
- a CDS encoding citryl-CoA lyase, producing MGRRSALEHYKNGGAWWETEISDIKKNQIILRGKRIEDLIGNVSYSQMLYFLLIGKELTDQQARLFESVLVAGADHGPRAPSIAAARMAATCGVSFNSAVASGINMLGDIHGGAVEGAMDLLYETKEELSSNTNAVADKLQQFLSAGEKLPGFGHQLHDRDPRVGRLYDLAQKVIDSGEISGEYLAILEDYRQSMSAVKKREFTVNVDGISAAIQCELGIPAEAAKGIFSLSRGMGIVAHAYEELMQGTLIKGPCPNDEKLVRYTGDIPKDAQKE
- a CDS encoding TRAP transporter large permease; translated protein: MSAIIMFGSFGLLLVLSVPIGIALALSSIATLLYAQDTPLEFLAQGLVTSIDSFPIMAVPFFILAGEIMGRGGLSKRLIKVAESVVGNIKGGFAMTTIITCFFFAAISGSGPATVAAVGGIMIPAMVQMGYGKQFAAGIVAAAGTLGVIVPPSIPMIVYGVASGTSVGDLFIAGILPGLLIAVLMLLYVYFYARKNGYSGTGEAFSFKRLIRAVWDAKWALIVPVIILGGIYGGFFTPTEAAVVAVVYGLIAGMLIYKELRLKDLYDVFRNAALMTVTIMVIIGAATAFGKIMIIEQMPAKIAGGMLSISDNPVILISLIVILLLFIGMVMDTTAAIIIFTPLLMPVGIELGFDPVHYGLIIILALIIGFISPPIGVNLFVASEISGLSIMKISKAIVPYIAVMLLALILIILIPEIALLLLGG
- a CDS encoding TIM barrel protein — protein: MKDQFSLAHLTALACPPPTLTYIAAKAGFDFVSIRPISMGLRNEPEYDLANDRRMLRQTKTALRETGLQVLDIELARIVDGMDPKQYEPAFEVGAELGARHVLCSVWTDDAVFATERFIELCELAKAYHLSIELEFVPVASIATLNQAVGMLQAASQENAGLMIDAHHFHRSKENINDLKGIPADWFHMFHLCDAEKEIPASKERMIQIMREERLYVGEGGIPIKEILQEIPKVPYSLEIPHSRRSGNLGFEEYARRCLQSAKEYISLNLDDVNIY